The stretch of DNA tcctgttgggactgatatccatcacttatcgctttgatgttggttttctgcatatttagtattttatgtatacgtagaagtgcaaactagggcacaacaATGTAggaattactaattttcccacatatctggcccacttgagatcaaactgcttcgtatttggcccctgaactaaaacgagtttaacacccctgcaTTAGAGGATTGGATTATGTTATTCCTTTTGTTGAAGTTGGTCATTGTTCATCAGTGTCAGCTCTGACTCTGAGCCTTTTGTGTCCAAACAGGAAAGCGATGGAGAGAAAAGCGACGACAACTTGGTAGTGGATGTCTCCAATGAGGTACAACGCTGTCGGTagtggatggaaaacaaaaatctatctCCTTCACTAAATCTTGTTCTTTGTTCACTCATCACAGGATCCATCATCCCCGCAGGGAAGTCCCGCCCACTCGCCACGAGAGAACGGATTGGACAAAAGTCGCCTTTCAAAGAAAGAAGCCCCGCTGAGTCCATCTTCTATCGCCTCATCCAGCAGCACACCTTCATCCAAGTCCAAAGAGATTAATTTAGTAAGTCAGGGGGGAACTTGCAGACTTTTGATCCTCTCTCTTTCTCGCAGTggcttctattttttttgtcgtgacaaaaaaagaaaaaatgattcATCACTTGAGGTGAAATTAGTAACATTAATGATGATTAGAGTAGGAAATAACATCTTTAGACGAAATTGTTGTTCATCAGGACACACATTAATCAATGATTAAGTGTCAGTGTTTCTGATTGAAAGGACCAAACTCCTCAATGTGATCAGTTTTCCCTGTAGTTGCAGTATAGAATAGTTCTAGGAATATAAACCAGTTTGAGATGTTGACTTTGCGATGACTTCTTTGACTGCTCCTAACATCTTGGTAATGCACAGCTACAGCCTCAAAATGTTGCAGCAATAAAAATATGActctaaaatatacatttaactAAAGGTGCCCCGATCTGAaatcaggaagaaaaaaatagtgttgttatattggcctgcatctaaaatataAGCACTCCAATACATTGTAGAATGTAAATTATAGAATATGCTTATGTTTAAGCTAAACTAGTGGttattttacacttttaaaatatatttttagtttttcttgctttttcagggtcttatatttgaaaataaaaaaaacatatacagtatattattcaattgttaataataaatgggtcactttttcctcaaacctactgttgctgactattgttttgtatttgagtaATACCACTGgatcaagccttttttaacattccacaccaGAAACTAACTAATAAacgtatgtatgattcatgatGATATCAACCAATACGTAAGGTTACAATATCGTTATCCTATCAGAAGTGAAAAGGTgttatcgggacacccctacattTAACGctattaatttaacatttaagtaCCGGTACGTTTGTTGTATTTAAATTGTCGATAATGTCCTTTTTGTCGCCTAACGCTGTAGAATGAGAAGTCTACCACTCCTGTGTCTAAGTCCAGCTCCCCCACCTCTCGCTCTGAAGCCCCCACACCAAGCAGCACCTCCACCCCAGGCTTAAGACCTGCACCTCCTAAAACGTCAGGGGTGGAAGCTTTGGGTGAGTATTGGTCAAAGGTAAAGATAGACCTTCCATTAAATTCATAACTTGCTTCATAATTATGTGATCCAGATACAGTAACTGTCAATATCTGAccaagaggagatttggtgctttTGGCTGAGGTTTGcgcttattttgtaatgtgattattagggatgtaacgattaatcgtaaggcagttaaaaatcgattcataggtatcacggttgatatcgattttctgaaaattgaatcgcagtactttttttaaccagcagagagcgctatccacaagtgtaggcggcgggcggagtctgctaatactttctttctggccgccttctgctcttaaatatgttaataaatgattcattacccctttagcaccgaaagaatatctgtaatattacttgaatatctgtaaaagtcacgcttttctattagctctgtctgctagcatggcttctcttcttcactgcaagatatctgcatgccaaccgaccactgtgttaccagcgccctctgctggtccaaaaaaatatgacgtaaattagtgcaatcggttttttttttttttttttaaagtccaattgttaaggcacacaatacattttcagttgcacttttaaaagaaaaagaactattatacagttttgcattgtttattatagaaccagaatttaaattaataggcttcattttcattggtattattcctttatttatttcatttaagatttatttttagttaaattgcattgttttgaatagtttatcaaggaattcttttgacaatgaaaaaaaaaggaaaataatacagtattttctacagtagacaaaatttgtctacagtcccattttgtaaaataaatcgtgagagaatcgtatcgtgaatcgaatcgggagttgagtgaatcgttacatctctagtgattattatttatgtatgattacaagttgtttttgttttgttttgtttagcttCTGGTCTGCGCACACCGCTCGCGGTGCCATGCTCGTACCCCGGTCCGTTCGGAATGGTTCCCCACCCGGGCATTAACGGCGATCTGACTGGCGCGGGCGTGGCTTACAGCGGCCTGCACAACATCTCTCCCCAGATGAGCGCAGTGGCTGCAGCCGCTGTGGCGGCCTACGGACGAACACAAGTGGTAATATGATAATCACATTAATTCTGGGGTCCCTGATACAACTTTTGCACTTCTTATATGATATCAATATTGCAGCGTTGGTTATTGGCTGATGCAGATATTGATTCATttcgatatcagcacgaatcagaCTTACTTTTATTACCTATTTTATAATGTCGAAtgccatttatttttaaccaatgAGTTACAAAAATGTTAagcttaaacataagaatattctacaattgcaaaaataaataaaaggtgaattagaagaccctgaaatATAACCttaataaaaccaaataaaaattttagagtaatctgattactgatTTTAGACCAAAATTCAATATGAATATCCGATCGGGACACCCCAAATATTAATAATCTTTTTCGTGATTTGATGCTTTTCATGCACAAAAGCCACACATTTTGCACAAACACCCTTTTAGAGCTAATTACGATGAGTaacatgatataataataataataataataataataatactgtgtgttaaagtttcattcatacaagcttttttcaggaaatttacctTGAAATTTACTTTCGAGTTAATCAAAGCACATCAAAgaaatcagtagatgcctctgaggaagactgacagttagcAGTCCAAACATGAAAGAAAATttcctgaaataaatgaaaccgtaacattttttcagaaaaagaagacaaaatgaacttgctggaattatgtgTATATCATAATGTGTGTAATTTTAAGTCAAATATTAGCTTCATTCATCGTTGAAAAGTTAGTCTTTAGTTCTTTTTCGTGCACTTTCTTTTCAGGTTGGATTTGACCCTCACCACCACATACGTGTCCCAGGCCTTCCTCCCAACCTGTCAGGCATTCCTGGTGGAAAACCGTACGTGTCCCATCTCAGTCTCAAATGTCACTATCTcagtaaaattacaaaaaaataaaatactttctcCTTTGGCCTGCTTTTATCTTTCCTTGGTCACTGACCTCTCGTTTTCTCATCGCTCTTTGTCCCTCAACATGGCTTTTCCTTCCTTCCTCCAGAGCCTACTCCTTTCATGTGAGCGCTGACGGACAAATGCAGCCCGTGCCTTTTCCCTCGGACGCACTGATTGGCCCCGGCATCCCACGCCACGCTCGACAGATCAATACTCTGTGCCACGGCGAGGTCGTGTGTGCAGTTACCATCAGTAACCCGACGCGTCATGTCTACACTGGAGGGAAAGGCTGTGTCAAAGTGTGGGACATCAGTCACCCAGGAAACAAGACCCCAGTGTCTCAGCTCGACTGCCTCGTGAGTGCAACACATTCGTCTGTTTAATCCAGTGCTTCTCCAACTTTTTGGGTATTTCCCACTTCACCacgtacagtttaaaaacaatacaaggaatttaacttggtggatggtgtgaagaacaaaaaactaaccagaaacactataataattgtaataataataataataaaggatggatatatacatacagtatatacaagtaaggcaggtgctagtttttataaatgaggcgGGGCTAGCAGTtcttgtttgtgacacaagatggtcccaaaacatcacatgatcttctTCACAGCCAGTAACAACAAACCAATGATAaaagcctggtttcaacccatagagggcagtcactctgatattttacaacaaaatatgccaaattgaaatgctttgactaaaatgttgagagttggactaGAATcgatcaacagcactacttcatacccaaataaatgtgtatttagcagaaaaaaggaaaacaagaagaacacgATTTATTTAAGTCAGCTATTGTTCCACTCTACATGCCGACaatatttttacactttagttCCACATTACAATTTGTTACATTAATGCTCTTTTAGTAACGGTTAAATTATTAGGCTTCTCATTAGAACTTCCTTTGTGTGTAGgcgttttgtttagtgttaatgttctttattgtcaatgcaGAAAGGTTTTCcagaagattggcatgaaattgaaaatttccTCCCGTTTGTCGCGCCCCACCTATCATACCTCCATTCCCCACCTGGGGGGTgcgccacacactttgagaagcactggtttAATCAGAGGGATTACCTCACCTCACATGACTCTATTGTTTCTGTTGCCTCAGAACAGGGACAACTACATCCGCTCGTGTCGGTTACTTCCCGACGGTCGCACTTTGATTGTCGGGGGCGAGGCCAGCACTCTGTCCATCTGGGATTTGGCGACACCGACTCCTCGGATCAAAGCCGAACTCACCTCCTCTGCTCCTGCTTGTTACGCTCTCGCCATCAGCCCCGACTCCAAAGTCTGCTTCTCCTGCTGCTCAGACGGAAACATAGCTGTGTGGGATCTTCATAACCAGACGCTAGTCAGGTACAATAATTGGCAGACAGATAGTTCTGATCGTAGTAgtaattttttgaaataatatgtttacTTTTTTCAGGGAATTTACGTTTAAATTTACTTTagtctcctgacatgtttcgattgCCAGCTATCAgttttcctcagaggcatctactgatcactttgatgtgtccttatgaatTTTTTCTGGGCGTGGCCTCTCAAGCTGCCCACACCCCCTGAGGGGAGTGAAACGTGAACAGAAAATCACGTCATAGATTGGGACAgcgaaaaaataaatgtgacaaaaggaaacaaacacaaaagttgGAACAAAGAAGCCTTCGAGATCTGAAAGCGGAGCTTTAACATCAACAGAGACGAGGGAGCCTTTTTTCTTCTGCAGAGGCCATCGGGCGACAGGGGGCGTGGCAGAAAGGACtcacaaggacacatcaaagcaatcagtagatgtccctgaggaagactgacagttggcagtcgaaacatgtcaagagatcaaagtaaacttcaaaGTACAATTCCTGAaaaaacttgtctgaataaataaaaccttaacatatggtGTTTCTGATCTAGTGCCGAAAATGcacaaagaattaaaaaatcACCTAAAAAGTGAAAgagctttaattttgaaaacattACTTCACCTATTACTCactaaagaaataaacagaacTGTGTACACtcttaaaacatttaaagtctTATCCCTCtcccaagaaaaaaaaatgccttggaAAATGGGTCACCATGATGAAGTTATGTCCCACATTAGATTACCTGTAACAGCTTTTAGGTCTTTTACATTGATATGCAACGAACTCCATGACAGGCTAGGTAgtgatgttttatgttttatttatttgtttatttgagtggGACAGTTTGTATTAATGTACAGCCGAAAATGTAAATACACCAGATTTAGCTAAGTGCTAATTTCCCTTCGTAGTCCCATGTTTAATGGAGTACAAAACACCACATGGATTCACTCATACATGGCAGTCAGAGCAGCTCAGGCATGGAATTAAGAGTTTTCAGTGTAAAAtataacagacacacacacattcagcaCTATTTTGCTGACTGAACATAATTAAAGAGTAACttacatatttacataaatATGTGAATGTGAAAGAATATAGCatgacatctttttttttttgtttctgtctcCCAGCCATCCAACGTAGTAAAAACCCAAATAATATATGTATCGACAATTTCCAGGCACTAACtcctttttaataaacacaaatgacatttattaacagttttATCTTGTAGGTTTTCTACTCATTCTGCATtattttttcatgcttttattttcctCTGATTTTGCTGTGATTAAAAATAGCAGTGGGTGATGCTTGGAAGGTTCTGGTtgaaatataaacacacatttgtGCTGGAAAGAGATGTCAGTGTTCCATTCAGATGCTTTTAGAGATCCATATCAGACCTTTAGTCTGGATTACTCTTGTTGTGTTTTCTCTGCAGGCAGTTTCAGGGCCACACCGATGGAGCCAGTTGTATAGACATCTCCAATGATGGCACCAAACTGTGGACCGGTGGGTTAGATAACACTGTGCGGTCCTGGGATCTTAGAGAGGGACGGCAGCTGCAACAGCATGATTTCACCTCTCAGGTACTGGTACATGCAAGCATGAGCACACAAAGGAGGAAATCATTTTCAGCAACATGTTTCAATGGTTTTATCAGTTTTTCAcataaagaatattattttagattttttagcctttaaaaaaaaactgtctaaaTTCATACTTTGAGCACTTAAAATATGCGTAAAAagcaacaacacacacatatgGGATGTTAGCgattaaaaatagattaataatTGCGGATTGATGGGTTTTGTTGCAGATCTTCTCACTTGGGTATTGTCCAACGGGCGAGTGGTTGGCAGTGGGTATGGAGAACAGCAACGTGGAGGTTCTACATGTGAGCAAACCTGACAAGTACCAGCTCCACCTGCACG from Gouania willdenowi chromosome 9, fGouWil2.1, whole genome shotgun sequence encodes:
- the LOC114469299 gene encoding transducin-like enhancer protein 4 isoform X2, with the translated sequence MAELNAIIGQQLQAQHLSHGHAIPIPLTPHPAGLQPPLPPGASTASLLALSSALSHQLPLKDERKHHDNNSEHPRDRDSVKSSSVSPSASFRTGEKHRSSSKYPSEIKKQKTEDKELTSARYESDGEKSDDNLVVDVSNEDPSSPQGSPAHSPRENGLDKSRLSKKEAPLSPSSIASSSSTPSSKSKEINLNEKSTTPVSKSSSPTSRSEAPTPSSTSTPGLRPAPPKTSGVEALASGLRTPLAVPCSYPGPFGMVPHPGINGDLTGAGVAYSGLHNISPQMSAVAAAAVAAYGRTQVVGFDPHHHIRVPGLPPNLSGIPGGKPAYSFHVSADGQMQPVPFPSDALIGPGIPRHARQINTLCHGEVVCAVTISNPTRHVYTGGKGCVKVWDISHPGNKTPVSQLDCLNRDNYIRSCRLLPDGRTLIVGGEASTLSIWDLATPTPRIKAELTSSAPACYALAISPDSKVCFSCCSDGNIAVWDLHNQTLVRQFQGHTDGASCIDISNDGTKLWTGGLDNTVRSWDLREGRQLQQHDFTSQIFSLGYCPTGEWLAVGMENSNVEVLHVSKPDKYQLHLHESCVLSLRFAHCGKWFVSTGKDNLLNAWRTPYGASIFQSKESSSVLSCDISIDDKYIVTGSGDKKATVYEVIY
- the LOC114469299 gene encoding transducin-like enhancer protein 4 isoform X1, yielding MAELNAIIGQQQLQAQHLSHGHAIPIPLTPHPAGLQPPLPPGASTASLLALSSALSHQLPLKDERKHHDNNSEHPRDRDSVKSSSVSPSASFRTGEKHRSSSKYPSEIKKQKTEDKELTSARYESDGEKSDDNLVVDVSNEDPSSPQGSPAHSPRENGLDKSRLSKKEAPLSPSSIASSSSTPSSKSKEINLNEKSTTPVSKSSSPTSRSEAPTPSSTSTPGLRPAPPKTSGVEALASGLRTPLAVPCSYPGPFGMVPHPGINGDLTGAGVAYSGLHNISPQMSAVAAAAVAAYGRTQVVGFDPHHHIRVPGLPPNLSGIPGGKPAYSFHVSADGQMQPVPFPSDALIGPGIPRHARQINTLCHGEVVCAVTISNPTRHVYTGGKGCVKVWDISHPGNKTPVSQLDCLNRDNYIRSCRLLPDGRTLIVGGEASTLSIWDLATPTPRIKAELTSSAPACYALAISPDSKVCFSCCSDGNIAVWDLHNQTLVRQFQGHTDGASCIDISNDGTKLWTGGLDNTVRSWDLREGRQLQQHDFTSQIFSLGYCPTGEWLAVGMENSNVEVLHVSKPDKYQLHLHESCVLSLRFAHCGKWFVSTGKDNLLNAWRTPYGASIFQSKESSSVLSCDISIDDKYIVTGSGDKKATVYEVIY